ATCTATCCCCAGAAGAACATCTTTAATGCTCCGGCGCGTTCTCGCCTCCACATCCCTGTTGGAACGATAAATATCCAAAAACCTCACCCTGGCTGGCTGTGGAGGTATCGGCCAGACAATCTCACGAACGTCTGAAGATCTCGAAGGATTATGCGCAGAGGTTGAACAACCCGATCCAAGGACCAGAATCAAAACAGCGAAAGCGGCACAACCTTTATTTTGAATGACACATTGCACAAAGCTCATTATAGGACTCCTTGTTTGCTGCATACAAACGACCTGAACTTCCTCCATGTGGATTATGGCAGCTCAGACATCCCAGACTCTTTATTTCCTTTGGCATTTTCACCTTGTTCACATCAAAGACCTCTCCGGATACAGGGTGTTTTAGAATCGGATGACCCATCCTTTTCTGAGGATCAAGAGAGATGCGTTTAACATCATTGTTCTGAACAGAAAGGATATCATCAACCTTCGCCTCTTTATCATGGCATTGTAGGCAGAGACCATTACCGGCCACCTTCAGGAGAGTCTCTCCATTTCCCCCGTGGGGTTCATGGCAGGCCTGGCATCCTACTGACTCGATCACGCCGTGATAGACGGTGTATTCCATCGAGTGGCAGGCGCCGCAGACCTCCACCTGGGGTCCTTTGAATAGATGAGCTTCCCGGGACACGTGGGGCGTATGGCAGTTCGTGCAGCCCATCTCCATGACGGGATGAGCCACCTTAGCCTTCGAAGCTTTTTCCGCTACGTCGTCATGGCACATGGCGCAGAGGTCGGGATCCTCTTCCATGAGCTTCGTGCCTTCTGTATGACAGTTGTCACAATCTTCAAATACGGGATGGACCGATGTAGTCTGAAGGAGTTTCCCGTCCTTACTTCCATGGGGATTGTGGCATCCGGTGCAGTCCAGACTCTCCATCTTCGCCCCCCGGTGCTTGCCCTTCAGGTCGTCCAGGTCGTGACAGCTTCCGCACAGGCTCGCGATTGAATCTTCCGGCATCATGTCCTCCAAAAGAAGATGGGGCCTGCCTGTTGCGTGAACGCCGTGACAGGAGAAACAGTCTTCCTTTGCGGGGCTGTGTGCCTTTGCCTCGACAAGAACCTTGATCTCCTTGTGGCATTCAAAGCAAAGATTGGATCCTTTTTCATCCAGCAATTTCGGATAGGGAGACTGATGGGGATCGTGGCACTTCGTGCATGTTCCCTCTTTCACCGGGCCATGAATACTTGTTCCATTGAATTTATCTGGTAAATCACCATGGCACGCGTAACAGAGGTCCGGTTCTTTTACAATCAGTCGTGCCTTTTTAGTTCGGGTAGCCCGGTGACACGCTTCACAGGAACTCTCTGCGAAAGGGGGGTGCTGCACCTTTCCTGTCAACATATGGGGACGGTTGTTACCGTGAGGGTCGTGACAGAGGATGCAGTTCGTTGCGTGAACCGGCTGTCCTTTGTGAATCCTGGTTTTCAGCTCGTCCCGGTCATGGCACTCCATGCATAGGTCCGGGAGTGTCGCTTTCATAAGGTGATCGGTTTCACTGGCGTGGGGAACATGGCAGTTCAGGCAGTCCTCCACCGCACCATGCATCGAAGATCGCTCAAAGACATCTTCCATTTCGGCGTGACACATCGTGCACAGGTCATTCCCTTCCATCATCAGGGATACGACGGTTTTTCCCTCTTTTTTCGACATCTCGTGGCAGTTGGTGCATCCCTCTTCCACAATCGGATGTACCTTGCCTTTCAGGAGTTCCTCGTGGCAAAGTTCACATTTTGCCGTGGATGGATCCACAACCGAGGGGTGGGGCATTTCCCCCGCCCACGCAAACACCGCTGGTATGCAGAAAGTAAATACAATAAACAACTTCACGAGGACCTCCCCGTAGTTACGGCTGAAGATGAGCACGTAAAGAGGATATCACGGACTCTAGGGGAAACCCCTTGGGAAGATGGCAGCATCGATCGAATTCCAGAGGAGAACGTTCGGAATCGACAAGAAAGATCTGACCGGAATCCGAAACATCCTGCAGGAACATCTCCACCTCAAAGGGTTTGAAACTGTCGAGAAAGTAGTAATCATAGGAAAACCGCTGGAGGCGAATTTTCGCTTCCAGCAGGGTGTAGACTTGTTCCAGCCCACAGGAATGCTCCTCCAGGAGCCGCTGAAGGGCCCAGGAAAAGGCGGGATCCCGACTGATAAGTAAGGCTCGTTTGAGGGACATCACCCATGAGAGAATGCAAAATAAATGCCAGTTCCCAGCTTTTATAGGTTGTGCTTTTTTATTTTGTAACGAAGGGTGTCCCGGGTTACCTCGAGCAATGCGGCCGCCTGGGTTACATTGCCGTCGGTCTTCGCCAGGGCTCGCTCAATCAGTAAGCGTTCCGCCTCTTCCAGAGGCAGGGTACCCGCAGGGAACACGTCTTCCCTCGATACCTTCACTTCTCTTCCCGGCATCGGCAGGTGGTGGATATCAATCGTATCTCCGGACTGGAGGATCATGATCCGCTCGATAACATTTCGTAGTTCCCTGACGTTTCCCGGCCAGCTGTATTCTTTCAGAGCGGCCATAGCTTCATCTGTGAACCCGAGGACGTGTTTATTGAATTTCATGTTGTAACTGTTGATAAAATGGTTTGCAAGCAGCTCCACATCTTTCGGCCGCTCCCGAAGAGGAGGAATGGTGATGGGAAAGACGTTCAGCCGGTAATAGAGATCTTCCCGGAACTGTTTTTCTTTCACCATATCCTCGAGATTCCGATTGGTTGCGGTGATGACCCGGACGTCCACATGGATATCCCGGTTTCCCCCGATACGTTTAAAGGTCCAGTCTTC
The Thermoanaerobaculia bacterium genome window above contains:
- a CDS encoding cytochrome c3 family protein, which gives rise to MKLFIVFTFCIPAVFAWAGEMPHPSVVDPSTAKCELCHEELLKGKVHPIVEEGCTNCHEMSKKEGKTVVSLMMEGNDLCTMCHAEMEDVFERSSMHGAVEDCLNCHVPHASETDHLMKATLPDLCMECHDRDELKTRIHKGQPVHATNCILCHDPHGNNRPHMLTGKVQHPPFAESSCEACHRATRTKKARLIVKEPDLCYACHGDLPDKFNGTSIHGPVKEGTCTKCHDPHQSPYPKLLDEKGSNLCFECHKEIKVLVEAKAHSPAKEDCFSCHGVHATGRPHLLLEDMMPEDSIASLCGSCHDLDDLKGKHRGAKMESLDCTGCHNPHGSKDGKLLQTTSVHPVFEDCDNCHTEGTKLMEEDPDLCAMCHDDVAEKASKAKVAHPVMEMGCTNCHTPHVSREAHLFKGPQVEVCGACHSMEYTVYHGVIESVGCQACHEPHGGNGETLLKVAGNGLCLQCHDKEAKVDDILSVQNNDVKRISLDPQKRMGHPILKHPVSGEVFDVNKVKMPKEIKSLGCLSCHNPHGGSSGRLYAANKESYNELCAMCHSK